TCCTCGGGCTGGTCCTGATCATCGTGGTCATCGCCCTCGCGTTCTTGGCTCCGTACCTGTCGCTCCAGCAGCCCCAGTATGCGAACATCGGCGGAGACCTCCAACAGCGCTGGACCACGCATGACTCCTGCTTCCAGGCTCCGTTCGATTGCCAGATCTTCCTTGCTCCATCCTTGCAGCACCCCTTCGGGACGGACAACTTCGGCGTCGACTGGTACAGTAAAGTGCTCTACGGCGCCGGCATCTCCCTGGAGGTCGGAATCCTGGTCGTCGTCCCGGTCGCCATCATCGGTTCCCTCCTCGGTCTCTTGGCCGGATACAAGGGAGGCATCGTCGAGGAGGTGATCATGCGGGTGACGGACATCTTCCTCTCGATTCCGAGCCTCATTCTGGCCATCGCCATCACGGCGGTCCTCGGCCGCAGTCTTGTCCACGTGATGTATGCTCTGATCATCACCTGGTGGCCGTGGTACACCCGGTTGGTCCGGGGACAGGTCCTCTCCGTCAAAGAACGCCAGTTCATCGAGTCCGCCCGGAGCGTGGGGGCGAGCCCAGGCCGGCTCATGCTGCGCCACATCCTGCCCAATTCGATCTCCCCCGTCGTCGTGCAGGCGTCGATGGATTTCGGGTACGTCATCCTTACCGCAGCGGGCCTGGGATTCCTGGGCCTTGGGGCTCCTCCCGGCACGGCGGAGTGGGGCGTCATGATTTCCGAAGGGATCACCTACCTCTTCAG
This is a stretch of genomic DNA from Thermoplasmata archaeon. It encodes these proteins:
- a CDS encoding ABC transporter permease; its protein translation is MSAESEAGRSVVRAWRQFLEEHASRISELRYSLFLFRKNVLAVLGLVLIIVVIALAFLAPYLSLQQPQYANIGGDLQQRWTTHDSCFQAPFDCQIFLAPSLQHPFGTDNFGVDWYSKVLYGAGISLEVGILVVVPVAIIGSLLGLLAGYKGGIVEEVIMRVTDIFLSIPSLILAIAITAVLGRSLVHVMYALIITWWPWYTRLVRGQVLSVKERQFIESARSVGASPGRLMLRHILPNSISPVVVQASMDFGYVILTAAGLGFLGLGAPPGTAEWGVMISEGITYLFSAPWMSIFPGLAIMLTVLGFNLLGDGLRDILDPRLRR